A stretch of the bacterium genome encodes the following:
- a CDS encoding PD40 domain-containing protein: MKESIICLLLCASLSFAQANGPVWFEGETHLQNVKQLTFGGENAEAYFSADGKWLVYQSTRDSFECDQIFTMNLETMESKLVSTGTGATTCSFFVPGRDELVFCSTHEHGAECPMKPDRSLGYVWGLFEFDVYSCKLDGSGLKKLTNEKGYDAEAAVSPDGKEIVFTSGRDGDLELYKMNIDGSNVRRLTYTVGYDGGPFFSPDGKHIIYRAFHPKTPEEFAKWNHLWEKQAVSPVRLEIWMMDTNGGNQRQITNLNSASFCPYVHPSGEWIIFTTTWADSMGDKRMPNFDLFRVRPDGSDLERLTYGPTFDGFPMWSYDGKKLVWASNRGASQMRGETNIFIADWVE, translated from the coding sequence ATGAAAGAGAGTATTATCTGTCTGCTGTTGTGCGCGTCGCTGTCGTTCGCGCAGGCGAACGGTCCGGTGTGGTTTGAGGGAGAGACTCATTTACAGAATGTGAAGCAATTGACGTTCGGTGGTGAGAATGCCGAAGCCTATTTTTCGGCGGACGGGAAGTGGCTGGTGTATCAGTCAACGCGCGACAGTTTTGAGTGCGATCAGATTTTCACGATGAATCTGGAGACGATGGAAAGCAAACTGGTGAGCACGGGCACGGGTGCGACGACGTGTTCATTTTTCGTGCCGGGTCGAGACGAGCTGGTGTTCTGCTCGACGCACGAACACGGCGCGGAGTGTCCGATGAAACCCGACCGCAGTCTGGGGTATGTGTGGGGATTGTTCGAGTTCGACGTGTATTCCTGCAAATTGGACGGCAGCGGCTTGAAGAAGCTCACGAACGAAAAGGGCTACGACGCGGAGGCCGCGGTGTCGCCGGACGGCAAGGAGATTGTGTTTACGTCGGGCCGTGACGGCGATCTCGAACTTTATAAGATGAACATTGACGGCTCGAACGTGCGGCGGCTGACCTATACGGTGGGCTACGACGGCGGGCCGTTCTTTTCTCCGGACGGCAAGCACATTATCTATCGCGCGTTTCATCCGAAGACACCCGAGGAATTTGCGAAGTGGAATCATCTGTGGGAAAAGCAGGCGGTGTCGCCCGTGCGGCTGGAGATCTGGATGATGGACACGAACGGCGGGAATCAGCGGCAGATTACCAATCTGAACAGCGCGAGTTTCTGTCCCTACGTGCATCCGAGCGGCGAGTGGATTATTTTCACGACGACGTGGGCGGACAGCATGGGTGACAAGCGGATGCCGAACTTTGATTTGTTTCGTGTGCGGCCGGACGGCTCGGACCTCGAGCGGTTGACCTATGGGCCGACGTTCGACGGGTTTCCGATGTGGAGTTATGACGGGAAGAAGCTGGTCTGGGCGAGCAATCGCGGGGCGAGCCAGATGAGGGGGGAAACGAACATTTTTATTGCGGATTGGGTGGAATGA
- a CDS encoding glycosyltransferase family 9 protein: MKLTKPAPTLAPNRILIVQLRRIGDALLCTPAIRALAEHYPGAWIDFLAEYPAEETLRDHPRLRKLWVVPYKGLGKIASTVHKLRRERYDLVIDFFSNPRSAQIVFATGAKVRVGLARRGRAWAYTHGVIEEPQEDNLYAVDFRLEILKLLGVPASSRTLEIYSDTHNEDARKRAEQIVDKLTGVVVAVAAGSSNPAKRYPADLTAQVIELMLASHLQVVLTSGPGEQEYAQRILNKLAHKVPHLDNAHVPDLAALYRHCALYVGPDSGTKHVATACGIPTVTLFGPGNPANWNDPLDRRNIVLAAPCKLRPKCDELECVRLGHLPMISPREIMGAALKLLLD, encoded by the coding sequence GTGAAGCTGACCAAGCCCGCACCGACTCTCGCTCCGAATCGCATCTTGATTGTGCAGCTGCGCCGTATCGGCGACGCGCTGCTCTGCACGCCTGCCATTCGTGCGCTGGCCGAACATTATCCCGGCGCGTGGATTGACTTTCTGGCGGAGTATCCGGCTGAAGAAACCTTACGCGATCATCCGCGACTGCGGAAGCTGTGGGTGGTGCCGTATAAGGGGTTAGGAAAGATTGCGAGCACGGTGCACAAACTTCGCCGCGAACGCTACGACCTTGTGATAGACTTTTTCAGCAATCCGCGCAGCGCACAGATCGTGTTTGCGACCGGAGCGAAGGTGAGGGTGGGGTTGGCGAGAAGAGGCCGCGCGTGGGCATATACGCACGGTGTGATCGAGGAACCGCAGGAAGATAATCTTTATGCGGTGGATTTCCGGCTGGAAATTCTGAAACTGCTCGGCGTTCCGGCTTCGTCCCGCACGCTGGAAATTTACAGCGACACGCACAACGAAGACGCGCGCAAACGCGCCGAACAGATTGTAGACAAGTTGACGGGAGTCGTGGTGGCGGTGGCTGCGGGAAGTTCAAATCCCGCGAAACGCTATCCGGCGGATCTGACCGCGCAAGTCATCGAACTGATGCTCGCGTCGCATCTGCAGGTGGTGTTGACGAGCGGACCGGGTGAACAGGAATACGCGCAGCGCATTCTGAACAAACTCGCGCACAAAGTGCCGCACCTCGACAACGCACACGTGCCGGACCTCGCCGCGCTCTATCGGCATTGCGCGCTGTATGTCGGGCCGGATTCCGGCACGAAACATGTTGCGACGGCCTGCGGGATTCCCACCGTCACTCTGTTCGGGCCGGGCAATCCTGCGAATTGGAACGATCCGCTCGACCGCAGGAACATCGTGCTCGCTGCGCCGTGCAAACTTCGCCCGAAGTGTGACGAATTGGAATGCGTGCGGCTCGGACACCTGCCGATGATTTCTCCGCGCGAAATTATGGGAGCCGCGTTGAAACTGCTGCTGGACTAA
- a CDS encoding glycosyltransferase, whose product MNLLLVNSAAPELWGGGEKWFVEGSLWFAARGHDVTLICRPHSKLLLRATERGVHCESCTFGGDFDPFALAHAVGVLRRARPDIVLTNFNKESWQFGLAGALLSVPVVARHGFTVWSHKRHHRFLAERIVRHVIVNAESIRTHYAELGISPRGVSVIPNGVTETEQHAGELRRRLNLAHDELLLVAAGRLESQKRFDKLLTFVRELKEMRKVTLAIFGKGPLENELTQQAREQGLHECVRFMGFSPEFAALVGDADLFLLTSDEEGTPNAVLEAMAAGVPVLGFEVGAMRSLLDGELSDSLVPRGNDKLFIEKLKHLTAHPDELRAKRDSYKRRALSEFGFATSMLQYEQVLTEVARRA is encoded by the coding sequence GTGAATCTCCTGTTGGTCAATTCCGCCGCGCCGGAGTTGTGGGGGGGCGGCGAAAAGTGGTTTGTGGAAGGCTCGCTGTGGTTCGCTGCACGCGGACACGACGTCACGCTGATTTGCCGGCCGCACTCCAAGTTACTCCTGCGTGCGACGGAGCGCGGCGTGCACTGTGAAAGCTGCACGTTCGGCGGCGACTTCGATCCGTTCGCCCTCGCGCATGCCGTCGGCGTGCTGCGGCGTGCGCGTCCTGATATTGTGTTGACCAACTTTAATAAAGAGAGCTGGCAGTTCGGACTCGCCGGAGCACTCCTGAGTGTTCCTGTCGTTGCGCGGCACGGCTTCACCGTGTGGTCGCACAAGCGGCATCACCGGTTTCTGGCCGAACGTATTGTGCGGCACGTCATTGTCAATGCTGAGAGTATTCGCACTCACTACGCCGAGTTGGGAATCTCGCCACGCGGTGTCAGCGTGATTCCCAACGGCGTTACCGAAACGGAACAGCACGCGGGAGAACTGCGACGGAGATTGAATCTTGCTCACGATGAGCTGCTGCTTGTCGCGGCGGGACGGCTCGAATCGCAGAAGCGTTTCGACAAGCTTCTGACGTTTGTCCGTGAACTGAAGGAGATGCGCAAGGTGACGCTGGCGATATTCGGTAAAGGTCCGCTCGAAAATGAACTGACACAGCAGGCACGGGAGCAAGGTCTGCACGAATGTGTTCGCTTCATGGGATTCAGTCCGGAATTCGCCGCACTGGTTGGAGACGCCGACTTGTTTCTGTTGACGTCTGATGAAGAAGGCACGCCGAACGCGGTGCTGGAAGCAATGGCGGCAGGAGTTCCCGTGCTGGGTTTTGAGGTGGGAGCGATGCGGAGTTTGCTGGATGGAGAGTTGTCCGATAGTTTGGTCCCGCGCGGAAACGACAAGCTGTTCATTGAAAAACTGAAACACCTGACGGCACATCCGGACGAATTGCGTGCAAAGCGCGATTCATACAAGCGTCGCGCGCTGTCGGAGTTTGGATTTGCAACGTCGATGTTGCAATATGAACAGGTCTTAACTGAGGTTGCCCGACGCGCATGA
- a CDS encoding M20/M25/M40 family metallo-hydrolase: MKRLTLLLLLAALATSVFANELADRLRTHIEYLADDAREGRGIGTKGLDDAAEYIAQQFKAIGLEPAFDGSYFQEFEMGWGFALGEHNRLTYKDKTIDTKSGVMPLGFSAAGEVTAPVLFAGYGITAPEYEYDDYENFDVKGAIVLCLRKEPGEFDSTSKFEGVNSTLHATLRTKASNAKQHGALAMLLVEGPLYADTTEEEELVAPASNEAYIDCGIPVLRITRKAVSELFPEFELAKLQRSIDSNTQPRSLEITKDSVTMVTDLSREAVAVKNVGAVLRGGNDVLVIGAHYDHLGYGQSGSLDEKTNVIHNGADDNASGVAGMLETMRMLKATSVNSTVLAVAFTAEETGLGGSGHLVKHFPMDLERVRMMLNLDMVGRLNEKDEFTVLACKSAEEFSGIVERAKEGTGLTISCKGDGYGPSDHMNFYLAGKPVLFFFSGAHADYHKSTDDAHLINYDGAAKITELAYNVLREIDAEKSPLTYVKTSEPPDQGGGSFRVWFGSIPDYSQPDTLLGVLLSGAREGGPAAEAGIKGGDLLIRMGKVTLNNIYDFVFALRTYAPGDTVEVEYVRDDKRELTQVVLKAPPQKH, from the coding sequence ATGAAACGACTGACTTTGCTTCTCTTGCTTGCGGCACTCGCAACCAGCGTGTTTGCCAATGAACTTGCGGACCGCCTACGCACGCATATCGAGTATTTGGCCGACGACGCACGCGAAGGCCGCGGTATCGGAACCAAAGGGCTTGATGACGCCGCCGAATATATCGCCCAACAGTTCAAAGCCATCGGTCTGGAACCCGCCTTTGACGGCTCCTACTTTCAGGAGTTCGAAATGGGCTGGGGATTCGCGCTCGGCGAACACAACCGCCTGACCTACAAAGACAAAACAATTGACACGAAAAGCGGAGTCATGCCGCTCGGATTCTCGGCGGCGGGAGAAGTTACCGCACCCGTGCTCTTCGCGGGCTACGGGATTACCGCGCCGGAATACGAATACGACGACTACGAGAATTTCGACGTCAAGGGGGCCATCGTGCTGTGTCTGCGCAAGGAGCCGGGCGAGTTCGATTCGACTTCCAAATTTGAGGGAGTGAATTCCACGCTGCACGCGACGCTGCGCACAAAAGCCAGCAACGCGAAACAGCACGGTGCGCTGGCGATGCTGCTGGTCGAAGGGCCGCTCTACGCCGATACAACTGAAGAGGAAGAGTTGGTCGCGCCGGCTTCGAACGAAGCCTACATCGACTGCGGTATCCCCGTGCTTCGCATCACGCGCAAAGCCGTGAGCGAACTGTTCCCCGAATTCGAACTGGCCAAGCTACAGCGTTCAATTGACTCCAACACTCAGCCGCGCAGTCTGGAAATCACCAAGGACAGTGTGACGATGGTCACGGACCTGTCGCGCGAAGCAGTGGCCGTGAAGAACGTTGGAGCCGTGCTGCGCGGAGGGAATGACGTGCTCGTTATCGGTGCGCACTACGACCATCTCGGTTACGGACAAAGCGGAAGCCTCGATGAGAAGACCAACGTGATTCACAACGGCGCGGACGACAATGCGAGCGGCGTGGCGGGCATGCTGGAAACGATGCGCATGTTGAAGGCGACGTCGGTCAATTCAACCGTTCTGGCAGTTGCGTTTACCGCCGAGGAGACAGGCTTGGGCGGTTCGGGACATCTGGTGAAGCACTTTCCGATGGACCTCGAACGCGTGCGGATGATGCTCAATCTCGACATGGTGGGAAGATTGAATGAAAAAGACGAATTTACCGTATTGGCCTGCAAATCCGCCGAAGAGTTCAGCGGCATTGTGGAGCGCGCGAAGGAAGGCACTGGTCTGACGATTAGCTGCAAGGGCGACGGATACGGCCCATCGGACCATATGAATTTCTATCTGGCGGGCAAGCCGGTGCTGTTCTTCTTCAGCGGCGCGCATGCGGATTATCACAAGTCCACAGACGACGCGCACCTGATAAACTACGACGGCGCGGCGAAAATCACGGAACTTGCCTACAATGTGTTGCGCGAAATTGACGCCGAAAAGTCACCGCTGACTTATGTCAAGACGAGTGAGCCGCCGGATCAGGGTGGCGGAAGCTTCCGCGTGTGGTTTGGTTCGATACCGGATTACTCGCAGCCGGACACGCTGCTCGGCGTGCTGCTCTCCGGTGCGCGCGAAGGCGGCCCCGCGGCGGAAGCGGGCATCAAGGGCGGTGATTTGCTCATACGCATGGGCAAGGTGACGCTCAATAACATCTACGATTTTGTGTTCGCACTGCGCACGTACGCGCCGGGCGACACGGTGGAAGTGGAATACGTGCGCGACGACAAGCGCGAATTGACGCAGGTTGTGCTGAAGGCTCCGCCGCAAAAGCACTAA
- a CDS encoding metallophosphoesterase: MKAEREQVLGSLLFAVLLCCGWTPFLLVTAKSGMYDAPVILAGGIFAILAAGMTYDAAERLLGKGKGVYAAAIFASFTPAAIVLSEPPLLTSTCLMFVTAAALWFSARATFESYREHLFFISALGGISLAVFGAWPPALLPLVTLIILFERAKAPVIALFAALLLPAGGLIFKSAGILPLPEFAGSLPKIATSTLETLLLPLPWLPWLLLLLLWPKRLTEERWPRFVLFAVALLFALTLLLNSTWPVILGAAAPLCVLCVTALVARWFEAHSENKLKALRWIALFTAAGLLVLLYARIVRWPELILLRNHALLAMIAAVLLVVSIVRDARRVLFGVSVVAAWIIAALWWRYANVESFDDLPKEFDLAVWIAVTAGLFQAVIRRLYGRRIPQRLRQAGEKFRFDSARFRRFDKAQGREWEAEAVDVTPANTDALRLAIFGDVAGSEFPFSSRESGYYAFRTIVEEINQRNPDAVVSTGDLAARATHLAFRRLRVLLRRAKFPLLATPGNHDIVERGVVQPQFFHALFGADHADVTLGPVRLILLNNAWGSLADEQWTWIEKTFAQPSSAAHTLVFCHKPVLDPRGDQYYGMEWRPHAERLMELFAVHRVTAVFSGHIHSLLHAEYGGVHYIISGGGGSKLKTEADAHHYLWCEATRELLTILAFEPGNRDPLLKLELARRS, translated from the coding sequence ATGAAAGCGGAGCGTGAACAGGTGCTCGGTTCGCTGCTGTTTGCAGTGCTGCTCTGCTGTGGTTGGACGCCGTTTCTGCTGGTGACCGCGAAGTCGGGCATGTATGACGCACCCGTCATCCTCGCGGGCGGCATCTTTGCCATTCTTGCGGCAGGCATGACGTATGACGCGGCGGAACGTCTGCTTGGCAAAGGCAAGGGAGTTTACGCGGCGGCCATCTTCGCGAGCTTCACTCCGGCGGCCATCGTGCTTAGCGAACCTCCGCTGCTCACATCCACTTGTCTGATGTTCGTCACCGCGGCTGCGCTGTGGTTTTCCGCGCGGGCCACGTTCGAAAGCTATCGCGAGCATCTGTTCTTCATCTCCGCACTTGGCGGAATATCGCTTGCCGTATTCGGCGCTTGGCCGCCCGCGCTGCTGCCGCTCGTTACGTTGATAATACTTTTTGAGCGCGCGAAAGCTCCCGTCATCGCGCTGTTCGCTGCGCTGCTGCTGCCCGCCGGCGGACTCATATTCAAGAGTGCGGGCATTCTGCCGCTGCCGGAGTTTGCAGGGTCGCTGCCGAAAATTGCAACGTCGACCTTAGAGACGCTGTTGCTTCCATTGCCGTGGCTGCCGTGGCTGCTGCTCTTATTGCTCTGGCCAAAACGATTGACGGAGGAACGCTGGCCGCGTTTCGTGCTGTTCGCCGTCGCGCTGCTGTTCGCACTTACACTCCTGCTTAACAGCACGTGGCCCGTGATACTGGGAGCCGCCGCGCCGCTCTGTGTGCTGTGTGTCACGGCGTTGGTCGCGCGCTGGTTCGAGGCGCACTCCGAAAACAAGTTGAAGGCGTTGCGCTGGATTGCGCTCTTTACTGCGGCGGGACTGCTGGTGCTGCTCTACGCCCGCATCGTCAGATGGCCTGAGCTGATTCTGTTGCGCAATCACGCTTTGCTTGCGATGATTGCCGCGGTGTTGCTCGTGGTATCTATCGTGCGCGACGCCCGGCGGGTGCTCTTCGGTGTCAGCGTAGTTGCGGCGTGGATCATCGCCGCGCTCTGGTGGCGCTACGCAAATGTCGAGTCGTTCGACGACCTGCCAAAGGAATTCGATCTTGCAGTTTGGATTGCCGTCACTGCAGGCCTCTTCCAAGCGGTCATCCGCAGACTGTACGGCCGGCGCATTCCGCAGCGATTGCGTCAGGCGGGAGAAAAGTTCCGCTTTGACTCCGCGCGCTTTCGCAGATTTGATAAGGCGCAAGGCAGAGAGTGGGAAGCTGAAGCCGTGGATGTGACGCCGGCGAACACCGATGCGCTGCGTCTGGCGATTTTCGGGGACGTGGCCGGTTCGGAGTTTCCGTTCTCTTCACGCGAGAGCGGCTATTACGCGTTTCGCACCATCGTTGAAGAGATTAACCAACGAAATCCAGATGCCGTCGTGTCAACGGGCGACTTGGCCGCACGCGCGACGCATCTTGCCTTTCGCCGTCTGCGTGTGCTGCTCAGACGGGCGAAGTTTCCGCTGCTGGCGACGCCGGGCAATCACGACATCGTTGAACGCGGTGTTGTGCAGCCGCAGTTCTTTCACGCGCTGTTCGGGGCAGACCACGCCGACGTGACGCTCGGCCCTGTGCGACTGATTCTCCTCAACAACGCGTGGGGAAGTCTGGCCGACGAGCAGTGGACATGGATTGAAAAGACTTTCGCACAGCCCTCTTCCGCAGCACACACGCTTGTGTTCTGCCACAAACCGGTGCTCGACCCGCGCGGTGACCAATACTACGGTATGGAGTGGCGGCCGCATGCGGAACGGCTGATGGAACTGTTCGCGGTGCATCGCGTGACGGCCGTGTTTTCCGGTCACATTCATTCGCTGCTGCATGCCGAATACGGCGGAGTTCATTACATCATCTCCGGCGGCGGCGGTTCCAAACTGAAGACTGAGGCTGACGCACATCACTATCTGTGGTGCGAAGCGACTCGGGAATTGTTGACCATTTTGGCGTTTGAACCCGGAAACCGGGACCCACTTTTGAAACTCGAACTTGCGCGCCGCTCGTGA
- a CDS encoding glycosyltransferase: MRILFSNASLMWGGNEKWTLKAADTLASRGHEVTVAVRTLKLWESRQSSPNVRWLELPFTNDADLSTIWSLHRFLKREKIDIFLPTRSRDYWLGGFAALGTRAKYVMRMGITRTLPDTIKERLRYGVWPDGIIVNAEAVKESLVKHSWVKGERIRVIYNGVDSDAHPQSSAKRPGPAEPILVLAAGRVETDKGFDVLIDAMALAVRKEPRLICEIWGSGDQADILDAQIERLDLSEYVRLRGFTQHLSRELARAQLSVSSSYREGVSNFILESWAAGVPIVATAIEGSAEIVHDRKRGLLVPPGDAQKMSEAILEMARDVTLRDTCIAGGKSAIETTHNWTTMAKKMEEFFTELLSS; the protein is encoded by the coding sequence TTGCGAATTTTGTTTTCCAATGCCTCGCTGATGTGGGGCGGTAACGAGAAATGGACCCTGAAAGCCGCTGACACGCTGGCCTCGCGAGGTCATGAGGTCACCGTTGCAGTCCGCACTCTTAAACTCTGGGAAAGCCGCCAAAGCTCCCCGAATGTGCGTTGGCTCGAACTACCATTCACGAACGATGCCGACCTAAGCACCATCTGGAGCCTTCACCGCTTTCTCAAGCGTGAGAAGATCGACATTTTTCTGCCAACCCGCAGCCGCGACTACTGGCTGGGCGGCTTTGCCGCGCTTGGCACGCGCGCCAAATATGTCATGCGCATGGGAATCACCCGCACGCTGCCCGACACCATCAAAGAGCGACTGCGCTATGGGGTCTGGCCGGATGGAATCATCGTCAATGCCGAAGCTGTCAAAGAGTCGCTGGTCAAGCATTCGTGGGTGAAAGGCGAACGCATTCGCGTCATTTATAACGGAGTGGACAGCGACGCGCATCCGCAATCTTCTGCCAAACGCCCCGGACCGGCCGAACCGATTCTCGTTTTAGCCGCCGGACGCGTGGAAACCGACAAGGGCTTTGATGTTCTGATTGATGCGATGGCTCTGGCTGTCCGAAAGGAACCGCGCCTGATCTGCGAAATCTGGGGCAGCGGTGATCAGGCGGACATTCTGGACGCGCAAATTGAGCGGCTCGACCTCTCCGAATATGTACGCTTGCGCGGCTTCACACAGCATCTCTCACGTGAACTCGCCCGCGCGCAGCTTTCCGTTTCCTCGTCCTATCGAGAAGGCGTTTCAAATTTTATTCTCGAATCCTGGGCCGCCGGTGTGCCGATTGTCGCTACGGCCATCGAAGGCTCGGCGGAAATTGTGCACGACCGGAAGCGCGGCCTGCTCGTTCCACCGGGCGACGCGCAGAAGATGAGCGAAGCGATTCTCGAAATGGCGCGCGACGTAACCCTGCGCGACACCTGCATTGCCGGCGGCAAGTCGGCTATCGAAACCACACATAACTGGACAACCATGGCGAAGAAGATGGAAGAGTTCTTCACGGAACTTCTGTCATCCTGA
- a CDS encoding site-specific DNA-methyltransferase: MATVRVELPKGIDPYFNENGFCLLHGDCREILTQFPEDHFDMVFADPPYMLSNDGFTVHAGKRASVNKGKWDKSRGLEEDFRFHMEWIAACRRVLKPEGTLWISGTYHSIYACGYALQLQGFKILNDIAWYKPNASPNLSCRYFTASHETILWARKSAKAKHVFNYKEMRHGTWPGDFIKKPDKQMRSIWAINTPPPEEKTFGKHPTQKPVELLRRIVLASTVPGALILDPFAGSSSTGLAAVANGRKFIGIDLEKKYLDVSVKRVKKLVYEKSGQLSL, encoded by the coding sequence ATGGCTACTGTGCGGGTCGAGTTGCCGAAGGGGATTGATCCATACTTCAACGAGAACGGCTTCTGTTTACTGCACGGGGATTGCCGCGAAATTCTAACACAGTTTCCCGAAGATCATTTCGATATGGTGTTCGCCGATCCGCCGTACATGCTTTCCAACGACGGGTTCACGGTGCATGCGGGTAAACGCGCGAGTGTGAACAAAGGAAAGTGGGACAAGAGCCGCGGACTGGAAGAGGACTTCAGGTTTCACATGGAGTGGATAGCGGCGTGCCGCAGAGTACTGAAGCCCGAAGGCACACTGTGGATCAGCGGAACCTATCACTCCATCTACGCCTGCGGCTACGCGCTGCAACTGCAGGGCTTCAAGATCCTGAACGATATCGCCTGGTACAAACCGAACGCATCGCCGAATCTCTCCTGCCGGTATTTCACGGCGAGCCACGAGACGATTCTGTGGGCGAGAAAGTCCGCGAAAGCAAAACACGTTTTCAACTACAAGGAGATGCGGCACGGCACGTGGCCGGGAGACTTTATCAAGAAGCCGGACAAGCAGATGCGCTCGATCTGGGCAATCAACACGCCGCCGCCGGAAGAGAAGACGTTCGGCAAACATCCGACACAGAAACCGGTTGAATTGCTCAGGAGAATCGTGCTCGCTTCAACAGTGCCGGGGGCGTTGATTCTGGATCCCTTTGCCGGGAGCTCTTCGACGGGGTTGGCGGCGGTGGCGAACGGGCGGAAGTTCATCGGGATTGATCTGGAGAAAAAGTATTTGGATGTTTCGGTGAAGAGGGTGAAGAAGCTGGTTTACGAAAAAAGCGGTCAGCTAAGCCTATAG
- a CDS encoding ABC transporter ATP-binding protein/permease, with protein MTTYLRFINPFKRYPRHLVLTGLATLCYVVFNTLSIWLIAPVLNLIFLPDKADASQHTEVLTGGLRGLYDGLKQWSWELLGSGDPQVVLPRLCVALVIVFMLKNLFAYLQLHFVSFVEQRMIKDLRDRVYTHVIRQPYEFYDRSSTGELMSAVMNDVNTVSVTFQRVFTQAVRDPITVVTLLILLFSISWQLTLAALVIVPVFGVLYRKTGGSLKRKSGRIQEGLAEITAALQETISGSRLIKSSVTEPHETERFEARSFRLFKNSLRLARLERLASPLSETIGVIILASVLLLGGQQVLSGSLLDAEDFIRFIVVLFSMLAPARAVGGLHNYLQIGSAAGARIEKLLAEPIERDVTSGLQIDGLSRGVTFDHVWFRYPTSERWVLHDVHLDIRRGERIALVGRSGSGKTTMANLLPRFYSPERGRVLWDGQDIQNASLSTLRRNISLVSQDVFLFNESVRYNLTYGMNDVPDARLQEVMRRAQCTEFVNRLPQGLNTIVGERGAQLSGGQKQRIAIARALLKDAPLLIFDEATSALDNESERLIQQALEELFQARTVIIIAHRLSSIRFADRVIVLDEGRIEAEGKHDALLATSDLYRTLTQLYERESSGE; from the coding sequence TTGACCACCTACCTACGTTTCATAAATCCTTTCAAGCGCTACCCGCGGCACCTCGTGCTGACCGGGCTGGCGACGCTCTGCTATGTCGTGTTCAACACGCTCTCGATCTGGCTGATCGCTCCGGTGCTGAATCTCATCTTTCTGCCCGACAAAGCCGACGCGTCGCAGCACACCGAAGTGCTCACCGGCGGTTTGCGCGGCCTCTACGACGGCTTGAAGCAGTGGTCGTGGGAACTGCTCGGCAGCGGCGACCCGCAAGTCGTGCTGCCGCGTCTCTGTGTCGCGCTGGTCATCGTCTTCATGTTGAAGAACCTGTTTGCCTATCTGCAACTGCACTTCGTGTCGTTCGTTGAACAGCGCATGATTAAAGACCTGCGCGACCGCGTCTACACGCACGTTATCCGCCAGCCCTACGAATTCTATGACCGAAGCTCTACAGGTGAACTGATGAGCGCGGTGATGAACGACGTCAACACCGTCTCGGTGACGTTTCAAAGAGTGTTCACACAGGCCGTGCGCGACCCGATTACCGTCGTCACGCTGCTGATTCTGTTGTTCAGTATTTCGTGGCAGTTGACGCTCGCCGCGCTGGTCATCGTGCCCGTGTTCGGCGTGCTTTACCGCAAAACCGGCGGAAGTCTCAAACGCAAGTCGGGACGCATTCAGGAAGGCTTGGCCGAAATCACCGCCGCGTTGCAGGAAACCATCAGCGGCTCGCGGCTGATCAAGTCATCGGTCACCGAACCGCACGAGACGGAACGCTTCGAAGCGCGCTCGTTCCGGCTCTTCAAAAATTCTCTTAGGCTGGCGCGGCTCGAACGGCTGGCGTCACCGCTTTCCGAAACAATCGGCGTCATTATTCTGGCTTCCGTGCTTCTGCTTGGCGGACAACAGGTGCTCTCCGGTTCGCTGCTCGACGCGGAAGATTTTATCCGCTTTATCGTCGTGCTGTTCTCCATGCTCGCTCCGGCCCGTGCGGTCGGCGGCCTGCACAACTATCTGCAAATCGGTTCCGCAGCCGGCGCGCGAATCGAGAAGCTGCTCGCCGAACCGATTGAACGCGATGTTACGAGCGGTCTGCAGATTGACGGCTTGTCGCGCGGCGTGACGTTCGACCATGTTTGGTTCCGCTATCCGACTTCCGAACGCTGGGTGCTGCACGACGTCCATCTGGACATTCGCCGCGGTGAACGCATCGCGCTGGTCGGCAGGTCCGGCAGCGGCAAAACCACGATGGCCAATCTGCTGCCGCGCTTTTACTCGCCCGAACGCGGCCGCGTGCTTTGGGACGGTCAGGATATTCAGAACGCCTCACTGTCCACGCTGCGCCGCAACATCAGTCTCGTCAGTCAGGATGTCTTTCTCTTCAATGAGAGCGTGCGCTACAATCTGACCTACGGAATGAACGATGTGCCGGACGCACGGCTGCAGGAGGTTATGCGCCGCGCGCAATGCACGGAATTTGTCAACCGTCTGCCGCAGGGACTCAACACCATCGTCGGCGAACGCGGAGCGCAACTCTCCGGCGGACAAAAACAACGCATCGCGATTGCCCGCGCCTTGCTGAAGGACGCGCCGCTGTTGATTTTCGACGAAGCCACCTCCGCGCTCGACAATGAATCCGAACGACTGATTCAGCAAGCGCTCGAAGAGCTGTTCCAGGCACGCACCGTCATCATCATCGCGCACCGCCTGAGTTCGATTCGCTTCGCCGACCGCGTGATTGTGCTCGACGAAGGCCGGATTGAGGCTGAAGGTAAACACGACGCCCTGCTTGCGACCAGCGACCTCTATCGCACGCTCACGCAACTCTACGAACGCGAAAGCAGCGGCGAGTGA